One window of the Runella slithyformis DSM 19594 genome contains the following:
- a CDS encoding carbohydrate binding family 9 domain-containing protein — protein sequence MRFRISIYTLLSIFPLALHTFAQDKAVGLGGAAYQEKYQHSIRKTDKPIIIDGDLSETAWQKASVSKNFAPHWPQDDVPLKRDTEVRMTFDDRFLYVGVVCRDTNTYVIQTLKRDASFWDSDAFGLILDPINERTNGFFFGVNAANAQWDGLLTFVSDDLNGSWDNKWYSQTKLYDTYWTIEIAIPFKTLRYDPSKTKWGINFERNDLKNNQYSTWTFVPVNFNGYDLGYTGSLIWEEAPPAVKGNVSLVPYITGGTSHDHLSDKPTQGSFNGGLDAKIAVTPSLNLDLTVNPDFSQIEVDRQVTNLTRFSIFFPERRTFFLENDDLFSSYGSPPFRPFFSRSVGLDRNAQPIQILGGLRLSGNLDKNWRVGLMTMQTAAKDSLTPAQNFTAFSFNRKLFKRSLLKGYALNRQGFMTESERKANPINEYGRNQGLEFTYSNVKGDLSAWAGYHLSQKPDISKNNDVKQLGFGYFGRNLSFFADYFGMGTNYYADMGFLNRIENATFRLDKFGKIQSDTTIRLGYQQIYSETEYTIRPKKGKVNMHTFGAETFLLWNPNGVLGEHSTGLQYSMQFQNTSNLQVRYDYNFVNALFPFTFTDSEYALPANHYRYRQYSLTYSSDYRKKFYYTTSLRSGGFYNGTLQQYSVEMNYRAQPWGNFSMAFEQNDIKLPEKYGSDRLLLVSPRVEINFSTNIFWTTFLQFNTQRNNFNVNSRLQWRYKPMSDFFLVYTDNYYTDPLFRNKNRAIVFKLNFWLTV from the coding sequence ATGCGTTTCAGAATCTCTATCTACACGTTACTCAGTATATTTCCCCTTGCGCTACATACCTTTGCACAGGACAAAGCAGTGGGTTTAGGCGGTGCGGCCTATCAGGAAAAATACCAACACAGCATTCGCAAAACCGACAAACCCATTATCATTGACGGAGATCTATCAGAGACTGCCTGGCAGAAAGCAAGCGTTTCCAAAAATTTTGCGCCGCATTGGCCGCAGGATGATGTACCGCTCAAGCGTGATACCGAAGTACGAATGACCTTCGATGATCGATTTTTGTACGTAGGCGTAGTCTGCCGCGATACCAATACGTACGTGATTCAAACCCTCAAACGCGATGCTTCCTTCTGGGACTCTGATGCGTTTGGGCTCATTCTTGACCCTATCAATGAGCGAACCAACGGCTTTTTCTTCGGGGTTAATGCCGCCAATGCTCAATGGGATGGTTTGTTGACCTTTGTTTCGGACGACCTCAACGGCAGTTGGGACAATAAATGGTATTCGCAGACAAAACTCTACGATACCTACTGGACCATCGAGATAGCCATTCCGTTCAAAACCCTGCGCTACGACCCTTCCAAAACCAAATGGGGCATCAATTTTGAGCGTAACGACCTGAAAAACAACCAATATTCTACCTGGACGTTCGTTCCTGTTAACTTTAACGGCTACGATTTAGGCTATACCGGTTCGTTGATTTGGGAAGAAGCGCCGCCGGCGGTCAAAGGGAATGTATCGTTGGTCCCCTACATTACAGGAGGTACCTCGCACGACCACTTGAGCGACAAACCCACCCAAGGCTCGTTTAACGGGGGCTTGGATGCCAAAATAGCCGTGACGCCCTCGCTCAATCTTGATTTGACCGTCAACCCCGATTTCTCGCAGATCGAAGTGGACAGGCAGGTGACCAACCTGACCCGATTCAGCATTTTCTTTCCCGAGCGCCGTACCTTTTTTCTAGAAAACGATGACCTGTTCAGCAGCTACGGTTCCCCGCCCTTTCGACCGTTTTTTTCGCGTTCGGTGGGTCTGGATCGTAATGCGCAGCCTATCCAAATCTTGGGCGGTTTGCGGTTGAGCGGCAATTTGGATAAAAATTGGCGCGTAGGTTTGATGACCATGCAAACTGCCGCCAAAGACAGTCTGACGCCGGCGCAAAATTTTACCGCTTTCTCATTTAACCGAAAACTCTTCAAACGCTCTCTCCTCAAAGGCTACGCGCTCAATCGGCAGGGATTCATGACCGAATCGGAGCGAAAAGCCAATCCGATAAATGAATACGGGCGCAATCAGGGCTTGGAATTTACGTATTCCAACGTCAAGGGGGATCTGTCAGCGTGGGCAGGGTATCACCTTTCCCAAAAACCGGACATCTCCAAAAACAATGACGTGAAACAGTTGGGCTTCGGGTATTTTGGCCGCAACCTGAGTTTTTTTGCCGATTACTTTGGGATGGGGACGAATTATTATGCCGACATGGGCTTTCTAAATCGCATCGAAAATGCAACATTTCGGTTAGACAAGTTTGGAAAAATTCAATCAGATACCACCATTCGGCTCGGCTACCAACAAATATACAGCGAAACCGAATATACGATTCGACCCAAAAAAGGCAAAGTCAATATGCACACTTTCGGTGCAGAAACATTTTTATTGTGGAATCCCAACGGGGTATTGGGAGAGCATTCAACGGGCCTTCAATATTCTATGCAGTTTCAGAACACGAGCAATTTGCAGGTTCGGTATGATTACAACTTTGTCAATGCCCTGTTCCCGTTCACATTTACCGACAGTGAGTATGCCTTACCGGCCAATCACTACCGGTACCGGCAATACAGTCTGACGTACAGTTCTGATTATCGGAAGAAATTTTATTATACGACCAGCCTGCGTTCGGGGGGATTTTACAACGGTACGCTACAGCAATACAGCGTAGAAATGAATTATCGGGCGCAGCCCTGGGGCAATTTTTCGATGGCTTTTGAACAAAACGACATTAAATTGCCTGAAAAATACGGCAGTGACCGCCTGTTGTTGGTGAGTCCACGCGTAGAGAT
- a CDS encoding peroxiredoxin family protein, with amino-acid sequence MKKTVSTFLAVCSFFVAFTQTNLPKSTWRAALQRGAYELPFGLEINPKANGKYEVFVLNGSERLAMDEAYMEGDSLHIPMLIFDSDLVAKVSGNQLTGSWKKNRNGTWVSVLPFKAQKGDVYWFSKTPAKTAKNVTGKFAAYFQRPDRKDSSFAVGILDQKGTKLAGTFLTPTGDYRYLAGDVIGDSLFMSCYDGSHAFLFRAAILPNGNIQGGMWSGISGYQPFAAYRDAKAELPPPTALTYLKPGFETLDFAFPDTKGNIVSLKDDRYKGKVVVLQLSGSWCPNCMDETRFMVPWYKKNAKRGVEIVGLMFERSPEMNVSGPKIDFMAKRFGVPYPLLLAGTNDANAGKSLPALNKVAGYPTTIFIDKKGRVREIHTGFSGPGTGKYYDQFIEDFNALITKLLSE; translated from the coding sequence ATGAAAAAAACAGTCTCTACTTTCCTTGCTGTCTGCAGTTTCTTTGTCGCTTTTACCCAAACCAATCTTCCCAAAAGCACTTGGCGGGCAGCCCTTCAGCGCGGTGCGTATGAGTTGCCCTTCGGGCTGGAGATCAATCCCAAAGCCAATGGTAAATACGAAGTGTTTGTCCTCAATGGCTCCGAGCGTCTGGCCATGGACGAAGCGTATATGGAAGGCGATTCGCTGCACATTCCGATGTTGATTTTTGATTCGGATCTGGTGGCGAAAGTCTCAGGCAATCAACTGACGGGTTCGTGGAAGAAAAACCGCAACGGTACGTGGGTATCGGTGTTGCCCTTTAAAGCCCAAAAAGGTGATGTATATTGGTTCTCTAAAACGCCCGCCAAAACTGCAAAGAATGTAACGGGCAAATTTGCCGCCTATTTCCAACGCCCTGACCGTAAGGATTCTTCCTTTGCCGTGGGAATTCTGGATCAAAAAGGTACTAAACTCGCGGGTACGTTTCTGACGCCCACGGGCGATTATCGGTATCTGGCGGGCGATGTCATCGGCGACAGCCTTTTTATGTCGTGCTATGACGGTTCGCATGCGTTTTTGTTTCGGGCGGCCATTCTGCCCAACGGCAACATTCAAGGCGGTATGTGGTCGGGCATTTCAGGCTATCAGCCCTTTGCGGCTTACCGCGATGCCAAAGCTGAATTGCCGCCGCCTACCGCTTTGACGTATTTGAAGCCCGGTTTTGAAACCCTGGACTTTGCTTTTCCCGACACCAAAGGCAACATTGTTTCGTTGAAAGACGATCGTTATAAAGGGAAAGTGGTGGTCTTGCAGCTTTCGGGTTCGTGGTGTCCCAATTGCATGGACGAGACGCGTTTTATGGTACCTTGGTACAAAAAAAATGCCAAGCGCGGTGTAGAAATTGTGGGTTTGATGTTTGAACGTTCTCCCGAAATGAACGTATCCGGGCCGAAAATTGATTTCATGGCAAAGCGTTTCGGTGTACCGTACCCGTTGCTTTTGGCCGGGACCAACGATGCCAACGCGGGAAAATCGTTACCGGCATTGAACAAAGTGGCAGGCTACCCAACGACGATATTTATTGACAAGAAAGGTCGCGTTCGCGAGATCCATACGGGCTTTTCGGGTCCGGGGACGGGTAAATACTATGACCAATTCATTGAAGATTTTAACGCGCTCATTACTAAATTGTTGAGCGAATAG
- a CDS encoding MFS transporter, whose translation MTSKEKLLLFVLACLNFTHIMDFMIMMPLGPQLMRYFDISPRQFGLLVSAYSFSAGLSGFFVAFIADRYPRKHIMLIAYTGFVVGTLACAMAPTFGLLIAARTLAGVFGGVLGAQVMSAVSDVFEYQRRASAMGVVMTAFSVASVVGVPLGLYLASEFSWHAPFWFVGILGIVVIGLIWRLIPRLDGHLQDQSKVKHHPFEAITNILQEPNQLRALLLTATIMLGHFSIIPFIAPFFTANAGFSENNLYLIYAVGGALTLFTAPQVGKLADRKGKYPVFVVFALLSMIPMWLITNMNTNYLPIVLGTSGIFFIFSNGRLIPTQAITASVVSSQHRGSFLAINTSLQLLMQSVAVYLAGLVIQKTPDGKLLHYDWVGYAAMGFIFLSIFIARNVKPMDAQVKEVAVE comes from the coding sequence ATGACTTCCAAGGAAAAATTACTTCTTTTTGTACTGGCGTGCCTGAATTTTACGCACATCATGGATTTTATGATCATGATGCCGCTCGGGCCGCAGCTGATGCGGTATTTTGACATTTCTCCGCGACAATTTGGCTTGCTCGTATCGGCTTATAGTTTCAGTGCGGGGCTTTCTGGATTCTTTGTAGCGTTCATTGCCGATCGTTATCCACGAAAACACATCATGCTCATTGCCTACACGGGATTTGTGGTGGGCACGTTGGCCTGCGCCATGGCTCCTACGTTTGGATTGCTGATTGCGGCGCGTACATTGGCGGGCGTTTTTGGCGGCGTATTGGGGGCTCAGGTGATGTCGGCGGTGAGTGATGTGTTTGAATATCAGCGGCGTGCCAGCGCGATGGGCGTGGTGATGACTGCCTTCTCGGTGGCGTCGGTCGTAGGGGTGCCGTTGGGTTTGTATTTGGCTTCGGAGTTCAGTTGGCACGCTCCGTTTTGGTTTGTGGGTATTTTGGGTATCGTTGTCATCGGTCTGATATGGCGATTGATTCCCCGATTGGATGGGCATTTGCAGGACCAAAGTAAGGTAAAACATCATCCTTTTGAGGCTATTACGAATATTTTGCAGGAACCCAATCAGTTGCGCGCGCTGTTACTGACGGCAACGATCATGCTGGGGCATTTCAGCATCATTCCGTTCATTGCGCCCTTTTTTACAGCCAATGCAGGTTTCAGTGAGAACAATCTTTATTTGATCTATGCCGTGGGCGGAGCCTTGACCCTCTTTACAGCCCCGCAGGTAGGGAAGCTGGCCGACCGTAAAGGCAAGTACCCCGTTTTTGTGGTGTTTGCGTTGCTTTCCATGATACCCATGTGGCTCATTACCAACATGAATACCAACTACTTACCTATTGTGTTGGGTACATCGGGGATCTTCTTTATTTTCTCCAACGGCCGACTGATTCCAACCCAAGCCATTACCGCTTCAGTCGTATCGTCGCAGCATCGCGGCAGCTTTTTGGCCATTAATACGTCGTTGCAACTGTTGATGCAATCGGTGGCAGTTTATCTGGCCGGGCTGGTCATCCAGAAAACCCCCGACGGCAAACTCCTGCATTACGATTGGGTGGGCTACGCAGCCATGGGGTTTATCTTTCTCAGTATTTTTATCGCCCGTAACGTAAAGCCGATGGATGCGCAGGTGAAAGAGGTGGCGGTGGAGTAA
- a CDS encoding Gfo/Idh/MocA family protein: protein MNSKDKKTVDRRGFLKGSAVTAASFMIVPRHVLGKGFVAPSDKLNIAAIGCGGKAGVNIPLAYNNGSDNIVALCDVDDRQAVKFRKQFPNAPYYRDYRKLLEKEAKNIDAVIVTTPDHMHYVIGSAAMQLGKHLYLEKPLTHDIWEARMLTQLAKEKKLVTQMGNQGSSGKGTRQTEAIVQSGMIGEVHTVEVWTDRPVWPQGVKSPRDRKETMPIPAEMDWDLWLGTAPYREYHEAYMPTRWRGYWDFGTGALGDMGCHFMDVPFRALKPGYPTSVECSASSVYADFFKEAFFGDIGPQATSIHFKFPNPNSKKYPELSLSWYDGGIRPKIPEGCDYEKIFSSIDGGVMFIGTKGVLACELFGNNPKLFIKGQLQEAKFPTPTRPLVEGDTTGHQQQWVKACKAGFGTYTSSAFDEAGPLAEIVLMGNLAVRSYLHRENGKFTGRKKLLWDGKNMKITNFDPANAFVKRQYREGWT, encoded by the coding sequence ATGAATTCCAAAGACAAAAAAACGGTGGACCGCCGAGGCTTTCTGAAAGGAAGTGCCGTCACGGCGGCAAGCTTCATGATCGTACCCCGTCATGTATTGGGCAAAGGTTTTGTTGCACCCAGCGATAAGCTCAACATCGCTGCCATAGGTTGCGGCGGGAAAGCAGGAGTCAATATTCCGTTAGCTTACAACAACGGCTCCGACAACATCGTAGCTCTCTGCGACGTGGATGATCGCCAGGCGGTGAAATTCCGTAAGCAATTTCCCAACGCGCCCTATTACAGGGATTACCGCAAGCTATTGGAAAAAGAAGCCAAAAACATTGATGCGGTCATTGTCACTACCCCCGACCACATGCACTATGTCATCGGGAGTGCGGCAATGCAGTTGGGCAAGCATCTCTACCTCGAAAAACCGCTTACGCACGATATTTGGGAAGCCCGCATGCTGACCCAACTCGCCAAAGAAAAGAAACTGGTAACCCAGATGGGTAACCAGGGCTCCAGCGGAAAAGGCACACGCCAGACCGAGGCCATCGTGCAGTCGGGCATGATCGGCGAAGTGCATACGGTAGAGGTCTGGACCGACCGCCCCGTATGGCCGCAAGGCGTCAAATCGCCGCGCGACAGAAAAGAAACCATGCCCATTCCGGCCGAAATGGATTGGGATTTGTGGCTCGGGACTGCTCCTTACCGCGAGTACCACGAAGCTTATATGCCTACCCGTTGGCGCGGCTACTGGGATTTCGGGACGGGGGCGCTTGGCGACATGGGCTGTCACTTTATGGATGTGCCGTTTCGCGCTCTCAAACCGGGATACCCTACTTCGGTGGAATGCTCGGCCAGTTCGGTTTATGCAGACTTTTTCAAAGAAGCGTTCTTTGGTGACATCGGCCCTCAAGCCACCTCTATTCACTTTAAATTTCCCAATCCAAATTCTAAGAAATACCCTGAACTAAGCCTTTCGTGGTACGACGGCGGCATCCGACCCAAAATCCCCGAAGGCTGCGACTACGAAAAAATTTTTTCCAGCATCGACGGCGGCGTGATGTTCATCGGAACCAAAGGCGTGCTTGCCTGTGAGTTATTCGGCAATAACCCTAAGTTGTTTATCAAAGGGCAGTTACAGGAGGCAAAATTCCCGACACCTACGCGTCCGTTGGTTGAAGGCGATACCACCGGCCACCAGCAGCAGTGGGTAAAAGCCTGCAAAGCGGGATTCGGTACTTACACCAGTTCTGCGTTTGACGAAGCAGGGCCATTAGCCGAAATCGTTTTGATGGGCAATTTAGCCGTTCGCAGCTACCTCCACCGCGAAAACGGCAAATTTACGGGCCGTAAGAAACTCCTTTGGGATGGCAAAAACATGAAAATCACCAACTTCGACCCTGCTAATGCTTTTGTGAAGCGGCAGTATCGGGAAGGATGGACGTAG
- a CDS encoding purine-cytosine permease family protein, with product MNLTELTDQLNSVEEYEREPIPPKAVKKWQSFLGMYAGEHTAGTEFVIGPLFVAHGVSTGDLLVGLLVGNVLAVLSWALICAPIAVRERITLYYKLEKICGPSLTKTYNVVNGLMFCFLAGSMIAVSATAIGIPFNLPLPKLTDFYPNSATWVIIVLVVGLVTTLVAMLGYNLISYMANLAAPWMFLVFVAAAVAVLPELGVHSIGDFWDVANAKIWTGVPIEGQSKFTFWHVMFFSWFCNMAMHIGMADMSVLRYANSWKAGFGSISGMFLGHYIAWVASGILYAIFLQNAADKLAFAPGPVAYYAAGVAGVVCVVIAGWTTANPTIYRAGLALQSLSPKWKTWKVTLVVGAITTIAALFPALVMRLLDFVALYGLILMPMGAVIFADVYLLPKLNLATEKAEKNKLSINWAAGLTWVLTLVFCLALNFSVGVEVFFLGLPGWFVAVGLYVGLSKILK from the coding sequence ATGAACCTAACCGAACTAACTGACCAACTGAATTCCGTTGAAGAATACGAACGGGAACCCATTCCGCCCAAAGCTGTTAAAAAATGGCAGAGTTTTTTGGGAATGTATGCAGGAGAGCATACCGCAGGAACCGAGTTTGTCATCGGCCCCTTATTTGTGGCGCATGGGGTCAGTACCGGCGATTTGCTGGTGGGGCTGCTCGTCGGCAATGTGTTGGCGGTATTGAGCTGGGCGTTGATTTGTGCGCCCATTGCCGTGCGTGAACGCATTACGCTATATTATAAACTGGAAAAAATCTGTGGTCCTTCCCTGACCAAAACATACAATGTGGTCAATGGCCTGATGTTCTGCTTTCTGGCCGGGTCAATGATTGCCGTTTCGGCCACGGCAATAGGGATCCCGTTTAACCTCCCGTTGCCTAAATTAACCGATTTTTATCCCAACAGTGCCACGTGGGTCATCATTGTGCTGGTGGTGGGTCTGGTCACTACGCTGGTGGCGATGTTGGGTTATAACCTCATTTCATACATGGCCAATCTGGCCGCGCCCTGGATGTTTTTGGTGTTTGTTGCGGCAGCGGTGGCGGTTTTGCCGGAGTTGGGCGTTCATTCAATAGGTGATTTTTGGGACGTTGCCAATGCCAAAATATGGACAGGCGTACCCATTGAAGGTCAGTCTAAGTTTACGTTTTGGCACGTTATGTTCTTCTCGTGGTTTTGTAATATGGCCATGCACATCGGAATGGCCGATATGAGCGTATTGCGCTACGCCAACAGTTGGAAAGCCGGGTTTGGCTCCATATCGGGGATGTTTTTAGGGCATTATATTGCTTGGGTGGCTTCCGGAATATTGTATGCCATTTTTCTGCAAAACGCCGCCGACAAACTGGCGTTTGCCCCCGGACCGGTAGCTTACTATGCGGCAGGAGTGGCCGGTGTAGTGTGCGTGGTCATTGCCGGTTGGACCACTGCCAACCCCACCATTTATCGGGCAGGATTGGCGCTGCAATCTCTTTCGCCAAAATGGAAGACCTGGAAAGTAACGCTCGTAGTGGGAGCGATCACTACCATAGCCGCGCTGTTTCCGGCGTTGGTGATGAGACTACTCGACTTTGTGGCGTTGTATGGCTTGATTCTGATGCCGATGGGAGCCGTTATTTTTGCCGATGTATACCTGTTACCCAAGCTCAATCTGGCCACGGAGAAAGCCGAAAAGAACAAGTTGTCCATCAACTGGGCGGCGGGCCTTACGTGGGTATTGACGCTGGTTTTTTGTTTGGCTTTAAACTTCAGCGTTGGCGTCGAAGTCTTTTTTCTGGGTTTGCCGGGTTGGTTTGTAGCGGTAGGGTTGTATGTTGGTTTGAGCAAAATTTTGAAATAA